The following proteins are co-located in the Polystyrenella longa genome:
- a CDS encoding sigma-70 family RNA polymerase sigma factor: MSDEHSVTNWLHALREENNDDAAQKIWNRFQKRLIGVAMRQLGTNNRMTDADDAVNDAFASFCCRYEEGQYPDLNDRDGLWRLLLTMTENKARKQLRRELADKRGAGNVRGDSIFYSPTNADGQGGFDRIASTEPSPEDVLTLKESMEDLMRELTAEESDIAVLRMQAYANTEIAEKTKLSLATVERRLKQIREKWSASTVLEA; the protein is encoded by the coding sequence ATGTCTGATGAACATTCAGTAACGAATTGGCTGCATGCCCTTCGTGAAGAAAATAATGACGATGCGGCCCAGAAAATCTGGAATCGTTTTCAGAAACGACTAATTGGTGTGGCAATGAGACAACTGGGGACAAACAACCGAATGACGGATGCGGATGATGCCGTCAACGATGCATTTGCCAGCTTCTGTTGTCGTTATGAAGAAGGTCAATATCCTGATTTAAATGACAGGGACGGATTATGGCGTCTCCTGTTAACAATGACCGAGAACAAAGCGCGAAAGCAGTTGCGGCGTGAACTAGCTGATAAACGCGGAGCAGGAAACGTCAGAGGAGATTCGATATTTTATTCCCCCACTAACGCAGATGGTCAAGGAGGCTTTGACCGGATCGCTTCCACGGAACCCTCTCCTGAAGATGTGTTGACTCTTAAGGAATCAATGGAGGATTTAATGAGAGAGCTGACTGCTGAAGAAAGCGATATCGCTGTTTTACGGATGCAAGCTTACGCCAATACTGAAATCGCAGAAAAAACAAAACTTTCACTCGCCACTGTGGAAAGACGATTAAAACAGATACGTGAAAAGTGGTCGGCTTCCACAGTGCTCGAAGCATAA
- a CDS encoding PLAT/LH2 domain-containing protein, with amino-acid sequence MMTKIPNHVLTVALTLAISAVCISDIALAGASYVVTINTSDQSGAGTDSNICLKLYGTRGHTDLIKINRLLDGNAFESGDRDTFVFTASDVGSIIKIEVKSDGSGIGSDWHLKEISVRYHSRAANEALKKSSTDGALAIVAKMGELAERGGIITSTFPYNAWVTGEERFIYHGKEHAGFVILAR; translated from the coding sequence ATGATGACAAAGATTCCAAACCATGTTCTAACTGTTGCTTTGACGCTGGCAATCTCAGCAGTGTGCATCTCGGACATCGCACTAGCTGGTGCCTCATACGTTGTGACCATCAATACAAGTGACCAATCCGGCGCTGGAACTGACTCCAACATTTGCCTGAAGCTTTATGGAACAAGAGGACATACCGATTTAATTAAAATTAATCGACTGTTGGATGGAAATGCGTTCGAGTCTGGAGACCGTGATACTTTCGTGTTCACTGCATCAGACGTTGGTTCGATCATCAAGATCGAGGTTAAGTCTGATGGGAGTGGCATAGGCTCTGACTGGCACTTGAAGGAAATTTCTGTTCGGTATCACTCGAGAGCAGCAAATGAAGCTCTCAAGAAGTCCTCCACAGACGGCGCTTTAGCGATTGTTGCGAAGATGGGTGAATTGGCAGAAAGGGGGGGAATTATTACGTCGACGTTTCCCTACAATGCATGGGTTACTGGCGAAGAACGTTTTATTTATCACGGAAAGGAACACGCTGGGTTTGTTATACTCGCCAGATGA
- the arsB gene encoding ACR3 family arsenite efflux transporter, whose protein sequence is MSTETCPSQKLKEGGMGFFERYLTLWVGLCIVAGIALGKLAPDIAKSLDGMAIYVNNAPVISIPIALCLFFMMYPIMVKIDFGEIVRAGKAIKPMGLTLFLNWAIKPFTMYAISVFFLGTLFLGFIGQDAVDYVKPPLGMDLPVDAVYGSGKVVLVDGVKMLEVPLWRSYLAGCILLGIAPCTAMVLVWGYLAKGNDGHTIVMVAVNSLTMLLLYGVLGGFLLGVGELPVPWQALLLSISVYVALPLVAGYFSRKWLIATKGEAWFKERFLHFLTPITIVALLATLILLFSFKGEIILSNPATILWIAIPLFLQTILIFALGYIFSKLMGLTYENAAPTAMIGASNHFEVAIATAVMLFGLSSGAALATVVGVLIEVPVMLMLVKFCLKTQGWFAHESETPSINNMTAAEADIEVQGSTK, encoded by the coding sequence ATGTCGACGGAAACATGCCCTTCCCAGAAACTGAAAGAGGGAGGGATGGGATTCTTTGAACGGTATCTCACTTTGTGGGTAGGGCTATGTATTGTCGCTGGGATCGCTCTCGGCAAACTGGCCCCTGATATCGCCAAGTCGCTCGATGGAATGGCGATCTATGTGAACAACGCTCCGGTCATCTCCATTCCAATCGCATTGTGTCTCTTTTTCATGATGTATCCGATCATGGTCAAGATCGACTTCGGTGAGATCGTTCGGGCGGGAAAAGCTATTAAACCAATGGGGCTCACGCTTTTCCTGAACTGGGCCATTAAACCATTCACGATGTACGCCATTTCCGTTTTTTTTCTCGGGACTCTCTTCCTCGGTTTTATTGGTCAAGACGCTGTTGATTACGTGAAACCTCCATTGGGAATGGATCTGCCGGTGGATGCTGTATATGGATCGGGGAAGGTTGTGCTTGTGGACGGCGTTAAAATGTTGGAAGTCCCTTTGTGGCGCAGCTATTTGGCTGGTTGTATTTTATTGGGGATCGCTCCTTGTACTGCCATGGTTCTAGTGTGGGGCTACCTTGCAAAGGGGAATGATGGCCACACGATTGTGATGGTCGCCGTTAACTCACTCACCATGCTTTTATTATATGGAGTGCTGGGAGGATTTCTGTTGGGAGTGGGGGAGTTGCCCGTTCCCTGGCAAGCCCTCTTGTTATCTATCTCCGTGTATGTCGCGCTCCCACTGGTTGCAGGATATTTTTCCCGAAAGTGGTTAATTGCCACCAAAGGGGAGGCTTGGTTTAAGGAGCGGTTCCTGCACTTTCTGACCCCAATCACCATCGTTGCTTTGCTGGCAACGTTGATTCTGCTGTTCTCCTTTAAAGGAGAGATCATTCTTTCGAATCCCGCAACAATTCTGTGGATCGCGATCCCATTGTTTCTGCAAACAATTTTAATTTTTGCACTGGGCTACATTTTTTCAAAGCTCATGGGGCTTACTTATGAGAATGCGGCTCCTACAGCTATGATTGGGGCTTCCAACCATTTCGAGGTGGCGATTGCCACAGCAGTCATGTTGTTCGGGCTCTCGTCCGGGGCGGCATTGGCAACGGTGGTCGGTGTACTCATCGAAGTGCCTGTCATGTTGATGCTCGTGAAGTTCTGTCTCAAAACACAGGGCTGGTTCGCACATGAATCAGAGACTCCTTCAATAAATAATATGACTGCTGCAGAAGCGGATATTGAAGTTCAAGGGAGTACAAAATGA